The following proteins come from a genomic window of Anaerobutyricum hallii:
- the nrdD gene encoding anaerobic ribonucleoside-triphosphate reductase translates to MKIIKRSGMEVEFDRSKIIAAVKRANNSVVEAEKVSDEQVEKIAENVETICDGMNRALNVEEIQDLVENQIMNQKAFRLASNYITYRYKRALVRKSNSTDKQILSLLECNNEEVIQENSNKNPTVNSVQRDYMAGEVSKDITRRFLLPPEIVEAHESGVIHFHDSDYFAQHMHNCCLVNLEDMLQNGTVISDVMIEKPKSFSTACNIATQAVAQIASSQYGGQSITLSHLVPFVQISREKYRRDVRAEFEAEGLEMNEQKINEIAEMRVRKEVKQGVQVIQYQVITLMTTNGQAPFVTVFMYLDEVEEGPARDDLAMIIEEMLNQRILGVKNEKGVYITPAFPKLIYVLEEDNIHEGSKYWYLTKLAAQCTAKRMVPDYISEKIMKKLKDGNCYPCMGCRSFLTVYHDENDKPKFYGRFNQGVVTINLVDVACSSGKDMEKFWEIFDERLELCHEALMYRHNRLKGTPSDVAPILWQNGALARLKKGETIDKLLYNGYSTISLGYAGLCECTRYMTGKSHTDPEAKPFALEVMKHMNEACAKWREESHIDFSLYGTPLESTTYKFSRCLQERFGIIPGVTDKNYITNSYHIHVTEEIDAFDKLSFEAQFQELSPGGAISYVEVPNMQNNIDAVLAVMKHIYDNIMYAELNTKSDYCQCCGYEGEIQIISDEHGKLIWECPNCGNQDQAKMNVARRTCGYIGTQFWNQGRTQEIKERVMHL, encoded by the coding sequence ATGAAGATCATTAAAAGAAGTGGAATGGAAGTTGAATTTGATCGAAGTAAGATCATTGCAGCGGTTAAGCGTGCAAATAACAGCGTCGTAGAAGCAGAAAAAGTAAGTGACGAACAGGTAGAGAAGATTGCAGAGAATGTAGAAACTATCTGTGACGGAATGAATCGTGCTCTTAATGTAGAGGAGATTCAGGATTTAGTCGAGAATCAGATCATGAACCAGAAGGCATTCCGTCTGGCAAGTAATTATATTACTTACCGTTATAAAAGAGCGTTGGTTAGAAAGTCTAACTCTACAGATAAACAGATATTAAGTCTGTTAGAGTGCAATAACGAAGAAGTGATTCAGGAGAATTCTAATAAGAATCCAACAGTGAACAGCGTACAGAGAGATTACATGGCAGGTGAGGTAAGTAAGGATATCACAAGACGTTTCCTTCTTCCACCGGAAATCGTTGAGGCACATGAGAGTGGAGTGATTCATTTCCATGATTCTGATTATTTTGCACAGCACATGCATAACTGCTGTCTGGTGAATCTGGAAGATATGCTTCAAAACGGAACAGTGATCAGTGACGTTATGATCGAGAAGCCAAAGAGCTTTTCTACAGCATGTAATATTGCAACACAGGCAGTTGCCCAGATTGCAAGTTCCCAGTATGGCGGACAGAGTATTACACTTTCCCATCTGGTTCCTTTTGTGCAGATCAGTCGTGAAAAATATCGTCGAGATGTTCGCGCTGAATTTGAAGCAGAAGGTCTGGAAATGAATGAGCAGAAGATAAATGAAATCGCAGAAATGCGTGTAAGAAAAGAAGTAAAACAGGGTGTCCAGGTTATTCAGTATCAGGTAATCACATTGATGACAACAAACGGACAGGCTCCATTTGTTACGGTATTTATGTATCTGGATGAGGTAGAAGAAGGTCCGGCAAGAGATGACCTTGCTATGATCATCGAAGAGATGCTCAACCAGCGTATTCTTGGTGTTAAGAATGAAAAAGGTGTATATATTACACCAGCGTTCCCTAAGTTGATTTACGTTCTTGAAGAAGATAATATTCATGAAGGAAGTAAATACTGGTATCTTACAAAGTTAGCTGCCCAGTGTACAGCAAAACGTATGGTTCCGGATTACATTTCAGAGAAAATCATGAAGAAGTTAAAAGATGGAAACTGTTATCCATGTATGGGATGCCGTTCTTTCTTAACTGTATATCATGATGAGAATGATAAACCGAAGTTTTACGGAAGATTTAATCAGGGCGTAGTAACCATCAATTTAGTAGATGTAGCTTGTTCTTCTGGTAAGGATATGGAGAAGTTCTGGGAGATATTTGATGAGCGCCTTGAATTATGTCATGAGGCACTTATGTATCGTCATAACCGTTTAAAAGGAACACCATCTGACGTAGCTCCGATTCTCTGGCAGAATGGTGCATTAGCACGACTTAAAAAAGGTGAGACAATTGATAAACTTCTGTATAATGGATATTCGACTATTTCTCTTGGCTACGCAGGACTTTGCGAATGTACAAGATATATGACCGGAAAGAGTCATACAGACCCGGAAGCAAAGCCATTTGCACTTGAAGTAATGAAGCATATGAACGAAGCCTGTGCAAAGTGGAGAGAAGAAAGTCATATTGATTTCAGTCTTTACGGAACGCCACTTGAATCCACAACGTATAAGTTTTCCAGATGCCTTCAGGAACGTTTTGGTATTATTCCGGGAGTAACCGATAAGAATTATATTACAAACAGTTATCACATTCACGTAACAGAGGAAATCGATGCATTTGATAAATTAAGTTTTGAAGCACAGTTCCAGGAACTTTCTCCAGGAGGAGCGATCAGTTATGTAGAAGTTCCAAATATGCAGAATAACATTGATGCGGTATTAGCGGTTATGAAACATATTTATGACAACATTATGTATGCAGAGCTTAATACAAAGAGTGATTACTGCCAGTGCTGCGGTTATGAGGGAGAAATACAGATCATAAGCGATGAACATGGCAAGCTGATCTGGGAGTGTCCAAACTGCGGTAATCAGGATCAGGCAAAGATGAATGTAGCAAGAAGAACCTGTGGATATATCGGAACACAGTTCTGGAATCAGGGAAGAACACAGGAAATTAAAGAAAGAGTAATGCATTTGTAG
- the nrdG gene encoding anaerobic ribonucleoside-triphosphate reductase activating protein — protein sequence MYYGEIKKCDIANGPGVRVSLFVSGCTHHCKGCFNEETWSFEFGQPFTAETEEQILKLLEPSYISGLTVLGGEPMEYMNQEALLPFLEKVKERFPEKTIWCFTGYVFEKDILNRMIPKWKYTKKMLEQIDYLVDGPFVEAKKDITLRFRGSSNQRIIDVKKSLETGKVVLWEEQ from the coding sequence ATGTATTATGGTGAGATCAAGAAGTGTGATATTGCGAACGGACCCGGTGTCAGAGTGTCCCTTTTTGTAAGCGGATGTACGCATCATTGTAAAGGATGTTTTAACGAGGAAACATGGAGTTTTGAATTTGGACAGCCTTTTACAGCAGAAACAGAAGAGCAGATTTTAAAATTATTAGAGCCTTCGTATATATCAGGTCTTACAGTATTAGGCGGTGAGCCTATGGAATATATGAATCAGGAAGCCCTCCTTCCATTTCTTGAAAAAGTAAAAGAACGTTTTCCAGAAAAAACAATCTGGTGCTTTACAGGATATGTTTTTGAAAAGGATATTTTAAATAGAATGATTCCAAAGTGGAAGTATACAAAAAAGATGTTGGAACAGATTGACTACCTCGTAGACGGACCATTTGTAGAAGCGAAGAAGGATATTACACTCAGATTTCGTGGTTCTTCTAATCAGCGAATAATAGATGTAAAAAAGAGTCTTGAAACAGGCAAAGTTGTTCTATGGGAAGAACAGTAG
- a CDS encoding DUF4203 domain-containing protein: MLSLLNIDYSSLMGTLPLNSGSSDSLNSFINNGFLGLITEADTTYKIVGSVIALVFALLGCFFGYKLSKVFMSITGFIIGLFIGQIAASQLLHVEGFASVLCIILGGAVIAALALWIYRIGIFILCFTFAFSAAGTLFSFEGDIQFFINIVAGLIVGVLAVKYMRPVIILTSAIVCGSSAAGLLPGVAEYMGITKFSSTNSSATLTLALCSLGIAVQFLTTKDPVPKKVPRHKHG; this comes from the coding sequence ATGTTGTCCCTGTTAAATATTGACTACAGCTCCCTAATGGGCACTCTTCCATTGAATTCCGGAAGCAGCGACAGCCTGAACAGTTTTATTAATAATGGTTTTCTCGGACTCATAACCGAAGCCGATACCACTTATAAGATCGTTGGCTCTGTAATTGCTCTTGTCTTTGCTCTTCTTGGATGTTTCTTTGGTTATAAACTGTCCAAAGTTTTTATGAGTATTACCGGTTTCATCATTGGACTCTTTATCGGCCAGATCGCTGCATCCCAGCTTCTTCATGTCGAAGGTTTTGCATCCGTTCTCTGCATTATTCTTGGCGGTGCGGTCATTGCAGCTCTTGCCCTGTGGATTTACCGGATAGGAATTTTCATCCTGTGTTTTACCTTTGCATTTAGTGCTGCAGGTACATTATTTTCATTTGAAGGAGATATCCAGTTCTTTATCAACATAGTTGCCGGGCTTATTGTTGGCGTACTTGCTGTAAAATATATGCGTCCGGTTATTATCCTTACTTCCGCAATCGTATGCGGTTCTTCCGCTGCCGGACTTCTTCCTGGTGTTGCAGAATATATGGGAATTACAAAGTTTTCTTCCACAAACTCAAGTGCAACGTTAACACTTGCGCTCTGCAGTTTAGGAATAGCTGTGCAGTTTCTCACAACAAAAGACCCTGTACCAAAAAAAGTTCCCAGACATAAACATGGATAA
- the gltX gene encoding glutamate--tRNA ligase, with protein MSKIRTRFAPSPTGRMHVGNLRTALYTYLIAKHEGGDFVLRIEDTDQGRYCEEALGIIYRTLEATGLKHDEGPDKDGGFGPYVQSERVASGLYMDYAKKLIEKGEAYYCFCDQERLDSLKQNVGGKEISVYDKHCLYLSKEEVEANLAAGKPFVIRANMPNEGETTFHDEIYGDITQPNEELDDMILIKSDGYPTYNFANVVDDHLMQITHVVRGNEYLSSAPKYTHLYKAFGWEEPKYIHCPLITNEEHQKLSKRSGHSSYEDLIEQGFVPEAVVNFVALLGWSSPDNREIFSLEELVEAFDYKHISKSPAVFDMVKLKWMNGEYLKAMDFDTFYKMAEPYIKEVIKKDIDLKKIAALVKTRIEVFPEIGEMIDFFEEVPEYDVDMYTNKKNKTNAEKSLPVLQELLPVIEAQEDFTNDALYQMLRGFADENGYKPGFVMWPVRTAVSGKRMTPGGATEIMEIIGKEETVSRMKAAIEKLS; from the coding sequence ATGTCAAAGATTAGAACAAGATTTGCACCAAGTCCTACAGGAAGAATGCATGTCGGAAATCTTCGTACTGCTTTATATACGTATTTGATCGCAAAGCATGAAGGTGGAGATTTCGTTTTAAGAATAGAAGATACAGACCAGGGACGTTATTGTGAGGAAGCACTGGGTATTATTTACCGTACTTTAGAGGCAACAGGTTTAAAGCATGACGAAGGTCCGGATAAAGATGGCGGATTTGGCCCTTATGTTCAGAGTGAACGAGTGGCATCCGGTCTTTATATGGATTATGCAAAGAAACTTATCGAAAAAGGCGAGGCATATTACTGTTTCTGTGATCAGGAAAGATTAGATTCTTTAAAACAGAACGTAGGTGGAAAGGAAATCAGCGTATACGATAAACACTGCCTGTATCTTTCTAAAGAAGAAGTAGAAGCCAATCTGGCAGCAGGCAAGCCATTTGTCATTCGTGCGAATATGCCGAATGAGGGCGAGACTACATTCCATGATGAGATTTACGGAGATATCACACAGCCGAATGAAGAGCTTGACGATATGATCCTTATCAAATCTGACGGATATCCAACATATAACTTTGCCAATGTAGTAGATGATCATCTGATGCAGATCACACATGTTGTAAGAGGGAATGAATACCTTTCTTCTGCACCAAAATACACACATCTTTACAAGGCATTTGGATGGGAAGAACCAAAGTATATCCATTGTCCGTTAATTACAAATGAAGAACATCAGAAGCTTTCTAAGCGTTCAGGACATTCTTCTTATGAAGATTTAATCGAGCAGGGATTTGTTCCGGAAGCAGTTGTAAACTTTGTAGCCCTTCTTGGGTGGAGTTCACCGGATAACAGAGAAATCTTCTCTTTAGAAGAGTTAGTAGAAGCGTTTGACTATAAACACATCAGTAAGTCCCCAGCCGTATTTGACATGGTTAAGCTTAAATGGATGAACGGAGAATATTTAAAAGCAATGGACTTTGATACTTTCTACAAAATGGCAGAACCTTACATCAAAGAAGTCATCAAGAAAGATATAGATTTAAAGAAGATTGCAGCACTTGTTAAAACAAGAATCGAAGTATTCCCTGAAATCGGAGAGATGATCGACTTCTTTGAAGAAGTTCCGGAATACGATGTAGATATGTACACGAACAAGAAAAATAAAACAAATGCAGAGAAGTCTTTACCAGTATTACAGGAATTACTTCCAGTAATCGAAGCACAGGAAGACTTTACAAATGATGCATTATATCAGATGCTTCGTGGATTTGCAGATGAAAATGGTTACAAGCCAGGCTTCGTTATGTGGCCAGTTCGTACTGCTGTTTCTGGAAAGCGTATGACTCCAGGTGGAGCAACCGAAATTATGGAAATCATCGGAAAAGAAGAAACAGTAAGCAGAATGAAAGCTGCCATTGAGAAATTAAGCTAG
- a CDS encoding formate--tetrahydrofolate ligase → MKTDIQIAQEATMLPIKDVAANYGITEDDLELYGKYKAKFSDEFMNSLDEKPDGKLVLMTAINPTPAGEGKTTTSIGLAQALEKLGKKSVLALREPSLGPCFGIKGGAAGGGYSQVVPMEDLNLHFTGDFHAITSANNLLAALLDNHIQQGNELRIDTRQVIWKRCMDMNDRSLRNIVIGLGRKVDGYVREDHFVITVATEIMAILCLAEDIKDLKERLSKIIVAYDVDGNPVTAGQLNAVGSMAALLKDAIKPNMVQTLEHTGAIVHGGPFANIAHGCNSVRATKMALKLSDIAITEAGFGADLGAEKFMDIKCRMAGLKPDAVVLVATVRALKYNGGVPKTDLAEENMDALKKGICNLEKHIENLQKFGVPIVVTLNAFVTDTEAEHDFIRQFCEERGCEFALSEVWAKGGEGGIELAKKVLKTLEEKESNFKVLYPDNAPLKEKVETIAKEIYGADGVTYEPAAEKMLAKLTDLGFGDLPVCMAKTQYSLSDDQTKLGRPEGFNIHVRDAFVNAGAGFVVILTGAIMTMPGLPKKPAAFGIDVDDNGKITGLF, encoded by the coding sequence ATGAAAACAGATATTCAGATTGCACAGGAGGCAACAATGCTTCCAATTAAGGATGTAGCTGCGAATTATGGGATTACAGAAGATGATTTAGAATTATACGGAAAGTATAAGGCTAAGTTTTCTGATGAGTTTATGAACAGTCTTGATGAGAAACCAGATGGTAAACTTGTATTAATGACAGCGATTAACCCAACTCCTGCCGGAGAGGGAAAGACAACAACAAGTATTGGTCTTGCACAGGCATTAGAGAAGTTAGGAAAGAAGTCTGTTCTTGCACTTCGTGAGCCTTCTCTTGGACCATGTTTCGGAATAAAAGGCGGAGCTGCTGGAGGCGGATATTCCCAGGTAGTTCCTATGGAAGATTTAAATCTTCATTTTACAGGTGATTTCCATGCGATCACATCTGCAAATAACTTATTAGCAGCACTTCTGGATAATCATATTCAGCAGGGAAATGAGCTTCGTATCGATACAAGACAGGTAATCTGGAAACGTTGTATGGATATGAATGACCGTTCTCTTCGTAATATTGTCATTGGTCTTGGAAGAAAAGTAGACGGTTATGTAAGAGAAGATCATTTCGTCATTACAGTAGCAACAGAAATTATGGCGATTCTCTGTCTTGCAGAAGACATTAAAGACTTAAAAGAACGTTTATCAAAGATTATTGTAGCATATGATGTGGATGGTAATCCTGTAACTGCAGGACAGCTTAATGCAGTTGGTTCTATGGCAGCATTATTAAAAGATGCGATTAAGCCAAATATGGTACAGACATTAGAGCATACAGGCGCAATCGTTCATGGAGGACCATTTGCTAATATTGCACATGGATGTAACAGTGTACGAGCTACAAAGATGGCGTTAAAGCTTTCTGATATTGCCATTACAGAGGCTGGATTCGGTGCAGATCTTGGGGCAGAGAAGTTCATGGATATTAAGTGCCGTATGGCAGGCTTAAAGCCAGACGCAGTTGTATTAGTAGCAACAGTTCGTGCTTTAAAATATAATGGTGGTGTTCCAAAAACAGACCTTGCAGAAGAAAATATGGATGCGTTGAAAAAAGGTATCTGTAATCTTGAAAAACATATCGAAAATCTTCAGAAATTTGGTGTGCCTATCGTTGTAACCTTAAATGCGTTTGTTACAGATACAGAAGCAGAACACGACTTTATCCGTCAGTTCTGTGAAGAAAGAGGATGTGAATTCGCTCTGTCTGAAGTATGGGCAAAAGGCGGCGAAGGTGGAATTGAACTCGCCAAGAAAGTATTGAAAACATTAGAAGAAAAAGAAAGTAATTTCAAAGTACTTTATCCAGATAATGCACCTTTAAAAGAAAAAGTAGAAACCATCGCAAAAGAGATTTACGGTGCAGATGGAGTGACATATGAGCCAGCAGCAGAAAAAATGCTTGCGAAACTTACAGATTTAGGATTCGGTGATCTGCCAGTATGTATGGCAAAAACACAGTATTCTCTTTCTGATGATCAGACAAAATTAGGACGTCCGGAAGGTTTTAACATTCATGTACGTGATGCTTTCGTAAATGCCGGAGCAGGTTTTGTTGTAATCCTTACCGGAGCAATCATGACAATGCCGGGATTACCAAAAAAACCAGCAGCATTTGGCATTGATGTAGATGATAATGGAAAGATCACAGGATTATTCTAA
- a CDS encoding DUF6273 domain-containing protein, whose product MRNDEKIDINLTIEETHDNLSEEELAQQNYETALRYINIAEHMNKFEDQGKYYHRAIQYLKKVKPYKDVRPLLRELKKKKFNTRAEGKIELYKEACHIRDKAKTPNDYYSAQTIFSRIYHYEQTHPLVEKWTEPSVYAEAIKCNDSEEQMKLCEKLADEKASQLKRHSLFVSCTFIVCMLALLFFTRTVSFRQCLAGIYSHTGNYEKTWQNYEIVYMKNKDISAHEKALEYRYKSAKQAYKDGDENTAYKNYNALSKEDYKDSESKFVTLEKARVKNTKIGEVIPFAHMDWRVLDKKDGKVLLLKDNAFGSTPFDDKGQNVTWESSSVREWLNNNFLQESFTENERNSILETTVKNTPNATYKTPAGNNTKDKFFLLSCDEVAKYYDAIHETKSCWWLRTPGAAENSMSFVYKDKTVMDYGYEVTNTNITVKPAMWLNIE is encoded by the coding sequence ATGAGAAATGATGAAAAAATTGATATCAATCTCACCATCGAAGAAACCCATGATAATTTATCGGAAGAAGAACTGGCTCAGCAGAACTATGAAACTGCCCTCCGATATATTAATATAGCGGAACATATGAATAAGTTTGAAGACCAGGGCAAATATTATCATCGTGCTATCCAATATTTAAAAAAAGTCAAACCTTATAAAGATGTGCGGCCACTTCTTAGAGAACTCAAGAAAAAGAAGTTCAACACACGCGCAGAAGGGAAAATAGAATTATATAAAGAAGCATGTCATATTCGTGATAAAGCAAAAACACCGAATGACTACTACTCTGCTCAAACAATCTTTTCTCGTATTTACCACTATGAGCAGACACATCCCCTCGTTGAAAAATGGACAGAGCCTTCTGTATATGCAGAAGCCATCAAGTGTAATGATTCCGAAGAACAGATGAAACTCTGTGAAAAGCTTGCAGATGAGAAAGCTTCCCAGTTAAAACGTCACAGTCTTTTTGTAAGCTGTACCTTCATCGTTTGTATGCTTGCATTACTGTTTTTCACCCGGACAGTTTCCTTTAGACAATGTCTCGCCGGCATTTACTCACATACAGGAAACTATGAAAAAACATGGCAGAACTACGAAATTGTTTATATGAAGAACAAAGATATTTCCGCCCATGAAAAAGCATTAGAATACCGTTACAAATCTGCAAAACAAGCTTATAAAGACGGAGACGAGAATACCGCCTATAAAAATTATAATGCACTTTCTAAAGAAGACTATAAAGACAGTGAATCTAAATTTGTTACATTAGAAAAAGCACGCGTTAAAAACACCAAAATAGGAGAAGTAATTCCTTTTGCCCATATGGACTGGAGAGTACTCGATAAAAAAGATGGAAAAGTACTTTTACTCAAAGATAATGCTTTCGGTTCAACACCATTTGATGACAAAGGGCAGAATGTAACTTGGGAATCTTCTTCCGTACGTGAATGGCTTAACAACAATTTTCTTCAGGAAAGTTTCACTGAAAACGAACGGAACAGTATTTTGGAAACAACTGTAAAAAACACACCAAATGCAACCTATAAAACTCCAGCAGGTAATAATACGAAAGATAAATTCTTCTTACTCAGCTGTGATGAAGTTGCAAAATATTATGATGCCATTCATGAAACAAAAAGCTGCTGGTGGCTTCGTACTCCAGGAGCAGCCGAAAACTCTATGAGCTTTGTATACAAAGATAAAACCGTTATGGATTATGGATATGAAGTAACCAATACTAATATCACTGTAAAACCAGCAATGTGGTTAAATATAGAATAA
- a CDS encoding aminotransferase class V-fold PLP-dependent enzyme: MIYFDNAATTLKKPDGVAQAVSDAIMNLGNAGRGAYDASLHSMRMAYETRELLNELFNGEGPEQIAFMSNATEALNTAINGMIQPGNHVVTTVMEHNSVLRPLYLKEQTGVALTVLPLDENGLISSEAFEEAIRPDTEAVVCTHASNVTGTALNLYRIGEACKRHGLHFIVDASQSAGILPIDMQAMNIDALCFTGHKGLFGPQGTGGICLRKGITIRPLKVGGSGIHSFDKEQPQFMPELLEAGTINAHGIAGLNASLKYLKKEGLEKLYTKEALLTKTFYEGVRRIEGVRVYGNFDQEKRAPVVSLNIRDEDAGKVSEILWEDYGIATRAGAHCAPLMHEALETTEQGVVRFSFSSFNTIEEIKQGIEAIRELASE, translated from the coding sequence ATGATATATTTTGATAATGCGGCAACAACATTAAAGAAACCAGATGGAGTAGCACAGGCTGTTTCAGATGCTATCATGAATTTGGGGAATGCAGGAAGAGGTGCTTATGATGCATCTTTACATAGTATGCGAATGGCCTATGAAACGAGAGAATTATTGAATGAACTTTTTAATGGAGAGGGACCGGAGCAGATTGCGTTTATGTCTAATGCAACGGAAGCTTTAAATACGGCAATTAATGGGATGATTCAGCCGGGGAATCATGTTGTGACAACGGTTATGGAACATAATTCGGTACTTCGTCCGTTATATTTAAAAGAACAGACAGGGGTTGCGCTTACTGTTTTGCCACTTGATGAGAATGGGTTGATTTCCAGTGAAGCTTTTGAAGAGGCGATTCGTCCGGATACGGAAGCGGTTGTTTGTACGCATGCATCGAATGTAACAGGCACAGCGCTTAATTTATATAGGATAGGAGAAGCATGTAAACGTCATGGATTACATTTTATTGTTGATGCTTCACAGTCAGCAGGAATTCTTCCTATAGATATGCAGGCAATGAACATTGATGCACTGTGCTTTACCGGGCATAAAGGATTGTTTGGACCGCAGGGAACGGGGGGAATCTGTCTTAGAAAGGGGATAACGATTCGCCCGCTAAAGGTAGGTGGAAGCGGAATACATTCTTTTGATAAAGAGCAGCCGCAGTTTATGCCGGAACTTTTAGAAGCCGGAACGATAAATGCACATGGGATTGCTGGTTTAAATGCTTCACTTAAATATCTGAAGAAGGAAGGCCTGGAAAAGTTATATACAAAAGAAGCGCTTCTTACGAAGACATTTTATGAGGGAGTGCGTCGTATTGAGGGTGTGAGAGTGTATGGTAACTTTGACCAGGAAAAAAGAGCGCCTGTAGTATCGTTAAATATTCGGGACGAGGATGCAGGAAAGGTTAGTGAAATTCTTTGGGAAGATTATGGAATTGCAACAAGAGCAGGAGCACACTGTGCCCCGCTTATGCATGAAGCGCTAGAAACAACGGAGCAGGGTGTTGTCCGTTTTAGTTTCTCAAGTTTTAATACGATAGAAGAAATCAAACAGGGGATCGAAGCAATTCGGGAGCTTGCATCTGAATAA
- the pckA gene encoding phosphoenolpyruvate carboxykinase (ATP) produces METYGIEKLGIVNPKAVYRNLTPAQLTEAALRRGEGKLSNTGALVVTTGKYTGRSPKDKFIVDTPSVHDDIAWGSVNVPITQEKFNAIRSKVVAYLQNREIFIFDGKAGADPVCTRKFRIINELASQNLFIHELLIRPTAEELENYGEADFTIFVAPGFKCIPEIDGTHSEAAIIVDYEQKQVVICGSQYSGEIKKSVFSVMNFLMPKEGVLPMHCSANMDPETHETAVFFGLSGTGKTTLSADPNRKLIGDDEHGWSDRGIFNFEGGCYAKCINLSAENEPEIYNAIKFGSLVENVVMDDETREFDFDDGSLTENTRVGYPVDYISNAQIPGVGGIPKVVIFLTADAFGVLPPISRLDENAAMYHFVTGFTSKLAGTERGITEPQPTFSTLFGEPFMPMDPSVYANMLGERIEKYNTKVYLVNTGWTGGPYGVGSRMKLKYTRAMVTAALNGTFDDVEYKHDEVFNVDIPQTCPNVPSEIMNPRDTWEDKAAYDAQAKKLAKMFQDNFTKKYPNMPKNIAEAGPKAD; encoded by the coding sequence ATGGAAACATATGGTATCGAGAAACTTGGGATTGTGAATCCTAAAGCAGTTTACCGCAACTTAACACCTGCACAGTTAACAGAGGCAGCTTTAAGAAGAGGAGAGGGCAAACTCTCTAATACAGGCGCACTCGTTGTAACTACAGGTAAATATACAGGACGTTCTCCTAAAGATAAATTCATCGTTGATACTCCTTCTGTTCATGATGACATTGCATGGGGAAGCGTTAACGTTCCTATCACTCAGGAGAAGTTCAATGCTATCCGTTCAAAAGTAGTTGCTTACCTTCAGAACAGAGAAATCTTCATCTTTGATGGTAAGGCTGGTGCTGATCCTGTCTGCACAAGAAAGTTCCGTATCATTAACGAGTTAGCAAGCCAGAATCTTTTCATTCATGAGCTTTTAATTCGTCCTACAGCAGAAGAATTAGAAAACTACGGCGAAGCTGATTTCACAATCTTCGTTGCACCTGGATTCAAGTGTATTCCAGAAATCGATGGAACTCATTCTGAAGCAGCTATCATCGTTGACTATGAACAGAAACAGGTAGTAATCTGTGGTTCTCAGTACTCAGGAGAAATTAAGAAGTCTGTATTCTCTGTAATGAACTTCTTAATGCCAAAAGAAGGCGTGCTTCCAATGCACTGCTCCGCTAACATGGATCCTGAAACTCATGAAACAGCAGTATTCTTTGGTTTATCCGGAACAGGTAAGACTACTCTTTCCGCTGATCCTAACCGTAAATTAATCGGTGATGATGAGCATGGCTGGTCTGACAGAGGAATCTTCAACTTCGAAGGTGGATGCTACGCTAAATGTATCAACTTAAGCGCTGAAAACGAACCAGAAATCTACAATGCGATTAAGTTCGGAAGCCTTGTAGAGAACGTTGTCATGGATGACGAAACTCGTGAATTTGATTTTGATGATGGATCTCTTACAGAGAATACTCGTGTAGGATACCCAGTTGATTATATTTCTAACGCACAGATCCCTGGTGTTGGCGGAATCCCTAAAGTAGTTATCTTCTTAACTGCTGATGCATTCGGTGTACTTCCTCCAATCTCCAGATTAGATGAGAACGCTGCTATGTACCACTTCGTAACAGGATTCACATCCAAACTTGCTGGTACAGAACGTGGAATCACAGAACCACAGCCAACATTCTCCACATTATTCGGTGAACCATTCATGCCAATGGATCCATCTGTATACGCTAACATGCTTGGAGAAAGAATTGAAAAATACAACACAAAAGTATATCTTGTAAACACAGGATGGACAGGCGGTCCTTACGGAGTAGGAAGCCGTATGAAGTTAAAATATACTCGTGCAATGGTAACTGCAGCATTAAACGGAACATTTGATGATGTAGAGTACAAACATGATGAAGTATTTAACGTAGACATTCCTCAGACATGTCCTAACGTACCTTCTGAAATCATGAACCCTCGTGACACATGGGAAGATAAAGCTGCTTACGATGCACAGGCTAAAAAGCTTGCTAAGATGTTCCAGGATAACTTCACTAAGAAATATCCTAACATGCCAAAGAATATCGCAGAAGCAGGTCCAAAAGCTGACTAA